GGCCGAGTAATTGGTTTTGTTGGCGAGTTGCATCCGAAATGGCTGCAAAAATATGACTTGCCACAAGCGCCACTGGTATTTGAAATCGATATGGATGCGGTATTGGGCCGTGAGAAAACCCGTTATCAGTCCGTATCCAAATTCCAACCTGCACGCCGAGATTTGGCATTTGTAATGCCTGAGGCTGTAACACATGATGATTTGTTAAATGCCCTGAAAGCGGCGGCGAACAAGCTGGTTCAAGAAATCAGCGTGTTTGACGTTTACCGCGGTACGGGCGTGCCTGAAGGCATGAAGAGCGTTGCTGTCAAAATCATTTTGCAAGATATGGAAAACACGCTGACAGATGAAGTCATCGAGCCTTTGGTTGCGAAAATGATTAAAGCGGCAGCCGAAAAAGACGCACAGCTTCGCGCTTAACATAAGATAAAAGTTGTCGTCAAAAATCACCAATAATATTTGATTTTTTGGTGAGGACTTGATTTTTAAAAGAATTTTGGTAATAATTGCACCAGTTTGAATGAAGGTAAACACATGACACTAACTAAAGCAGAATTGGCTGATATTTTGGTCGACAAAGTCAGCAACGTCACCAAGAATGATGCCAAAGAAATCGTCGAGCTCTTTTTTGAAGAAATCCGCAGCACTTTGGCGCGTGGTGAAGAAATTAAAATTTCCGGTTTCGGTAATTTCCAATTGCGCGACAAACCTCAACGCCCAGGTCGTAACCCTAAAACAGGCGAAGAAGTGCCGATTACCGCACGCCGTGTGGTGACTTTCCATGCCAGCCAAAAACTCAAAGGCATGGTGGAGCATTACTATGACAAACAACAATAATCCGGTTATTCCTGCCAAGCGTTATTTTACATTGGATGAAATGTGCCAATTGGTGCAAATCAGTCCGGCTCAGTTTGCCCAATGGCAACATGAAAATAATGTTGTGATTGGATACGGTGGCGATCGATATACACGTTCAGATGTAGTTAAGTTGTTGAAACTGAAAGATACGTTTGAACCATATATCGATACGTTCAGCCATGGTGCTTTGGATGTAAACGGCAATCCTGCCGCCAATGCAGAAGAAGTCCGTCATGGTCTGATGCAGGTTTTGTCTGATTTGGAGCGTCATCTTGGTTCTGAGCAACAAAACCACCATGTCGAGCTGTAATCGATAGGGAAATTCTGATCAAAAGTGCGAAGGCATACAAAGATTTGCATAATTGATTCTAATAAAGGCTGTTTGAATGATTTTCAGACGGCCTTTATTGTTTTATATTGCTTTCAAAATATCAGAATCTTGATTGCAAATGATTCTATGAAATAGCCGTAAATGTTATACTTAGCCTCTTGTTTGCCGATTGGGAAGAAACAGTCATTAGATAATGCGGATGGATGCCGCCTTTTCATGGCAGACTGAGGTTTTTAAAACAAATGTAACGGCAGAATAAACAGGCTGTCGAACAACATTCAAATCGATGAAATGGATAGCAGGAAATGAGCAGAATCCAACAAACTTTCTCAGCGCTCAATGGCGCAAAAGCACTGATTCCTTATATTACGGTGGGTGATCCCAGCCTTGAGACGACCTTGGCATTGATGCATAGCCTGGTGGCTAATGGTGCTGATATTTTGGAACTGGGTGTGCCGTTTTCTGACCCGATGGCGGA
This genomic interval from Neisseria flavescens contains the following:
- a CDS encoding integration host factor subunit alpha — encoded protein: MTLTKAELADILVDKVSNVTKNDAKEIVELFFEEIRSTLARGEEIKISGFGNFQLRDKPQRPGRNPKTGEEVPITARRVVTFHASQKLKGMVEHYYDKQQ